A region of Ictidomys tridecemlineatus isolate mIctTri1 chromosome 4, mIctTri1.hap1, whole genome shotgun sequence DNA encodes the following proteins:
- the Ift46 gene encoding intraflagellar transport protein 46 homolog isoform X2 has translation MADNSSDEYEEENNKVLREGMPQAPGHRGKDMDPIPTAPASPKRHQTPSHGLERVGWYIDSQKLRKEKKKTSQLTPQRGFSENDDDDDDDDSSETDSDDDDDDEEHGAPLEGAYDPADYEHLPVSAEIKELFQYINRYTPQLIDLDHKLKPFIPDFIPAVGDIDAFLKVPRPDGKPDNLGLLVLDEPSTKQSDPTVLSLWLTENSKQHNITQHMKVKSLEDAEKNPKAIDTWIESISELHRSKPPATVHYTRPMPDIDTLMQEWSPEFEELLGKFSADTTSLLACGAEDRTRVACMPGERATA, from the exons ATGGCTGATAACAGCAGTGATGAGTACGAAGAGGAAAATAACAAG GTCCTAAGGGAGGGAATGCCACAGGCTCCAGGCCACAGAGGCAAAGACATGGACCCCATCCCAACTGCCCCTGCAAGTCCCAAGCGCCACCAGACCCCTTCTCATGGACTTGAGAGGGTGGGTTGGTACATAGACAGCCAGAAGCTCAGAAAG GAGAAAAAGAAGACCTCACAGTTGACACCTCAACGGGGCTTTAGTGAaaatgacgatgatgatgatgacgacgacTCATCTGAAACTGattctgatgatgatgatgatgatgaagagcATGGAGCCCCTTTGGAAGG GGCCTATGATCCTGCAGATTATGAGCATTTGCCAGTTTCCGCTGAGATTAAGGAACTCTTCCAGTACATCAATAG GTACACACCTCAGTTGATTGACCTGGACCACAAACTGAAACctttcattcctgattttatCCCAGCTGTCGGAGATATCGATGCATTCTTAAAG GTACCACGTCCTGATGGAAAGCCTGACAACCTTGGTTTGTTGGTATTGGATGAACCTTCTACAAAGCAGTCAGATCCTACCGTCCTCTCACTCTGGTTAACAGAGAATTCCAAGCAGCACAACATCACA caaCATATGAAAGTAAAGAGCCTAGAAGATGCAGAAAAGAATCCCAAAGCCATTGACACATGGATTGAGAGCATCTCTGAGTTACACCGTTCTAAGCCCCCTGCGACTGTGCACTACACCAG GCCTATGCCTGATATTGACACATTAATGCAGGAGTGGTCCCCAGAGTTTGAAGAACTTTTGGGCAAG ttctcggcggacacaacatccctgttggcatgtggtgctgaggatcgaacccgggtcgcatgcatgccaggcgagcgcgctaccgcttga